From Demequina capsici, one genomic window encodes:
- a CDS encoding ATP-binding cassette domain-containing protein — protein sequence MTEPLLKVDDLVVEYPGRGMRAKPIRIVHGVSFDIKPGETVGLVGESGSGKTTIGRALLGLVPVAGGAVTFAGEDISHPTKRRRRELTRDIQVVYQDPYSSLNPSLTIGDSLTEPMIMRRTSKAEANARVKELLDTVGLPADAAHRMPREFSGGQRQRIAIARALALDPKLIVCDEPVSALDLSTQARVLELFLEIQERTGVAYLFISHDLAVVREMSHRVAVLYRGELVEWGDGDTVTATPQRPYTQRLLLASPVPDPLAQQQRRADRLRLKEIQAQQQEQAGAA from the coding sequence ATGACGGAGCCTCTGCTCAAGGTCGACGACCTGGTCGTCGAGTACCCGGGCCGCGGCATGCGCGCCAAGCCGATCCGGATCGTCCACGGAGTCAGCTTCGACATCAAGCCCGGCGAGACGGTCGGGCTCGTAGGAGAGTCAGGCTCCGGCAAGACCACGATCGGTCGCGCGCTCCTGGGCCTGGTCCCCGTGGCGGGAGGGGCGGTCACGTTCGCGGGGGAGGACATCAGCCACCCCACGAAGCGGCGCCGTCGCGAGCTCACCAGGGACATCCAGGTGGTGTACCAGGACCCTTACTCGTCGCTCAACCCGTCGCTGACGATCGGCGACTCGCTCACCGAGCCGATGATCATGCGCAGGACGTCGAAGGCGGAGGCCAACGCGCGCGTCAAGGAGCTGCTCGACACCGTCGGGCTGCCGGCGGACGCCGCTCACCGCATGCCACGAGAGTTCTCCGGCGGTCAGCGGCAGCGCATCGCGATCGCCCGTGCGCTCGCGCTCGACCCCAAGCTGATCGTGTGCGACGAGCCCGTCTCGGCGCTCGACCTGTCGACCCAGGCCCGCGTCCTCGAGCTGTTCCTGGAGATCCAGGAGCGCACCGGCGTCGCCTATCTGTTCATCTCCCACGACCTCGCAGTCGTGCGAGAGATGTCCCACAGGGTCGCGGTGCTGTACCGCGGGGAGCTCGTGGAGTGGGGCGACGGAGACACCGTCACTGCCACCCCGCAGCGCCCGTACACCCAGCGTCTGCTCCTTGCGTCCCCCGTCCCCGACCCGCTCGCGCAGCAGCAGCGGCGCGCAGACCGGCTGCGCCTCAAGGAGATCCAGGCCCAGCAGCAGGAGCAGGCCGGGGCCGCCTGA
- a CDS encoding dipeptide/oligopeptide/nickel ABC transporter permease/ATP-binding protein, which translates to MSSATAPAADSRAPRAGLFKRLITHPLGGVSIVFLSIIVVIAIVGPFLAPFDPSQTDLKMIFAPPGGDYLLGGDSAGRDILSRLLVATGFSLAGGLLVAAVGTVIGVSAGLVAGYYGGWIDTLGSWFTALTMSIPSIIVLIAARSVMGPSMWWTMTIFGIFISPVYYRVVYNSVRAVRNELYVDAARTSGLGDGRIIGRHVLMAVRAPVILLTSGTIAAGIGMQAGFDFLGLGDPNTPTWGQMLNEGFYNINRAGQLVLWPALALGLTMIFLTLLGTALRDELEGTSDVRRAKGQIAWALEASAPEIVRHEDAAEADAVLTVTDLAVAYPAGDGWATVVKGASLEVRRGETHGLIGESGSGKTQTAFAVLGLLPKGGKVMAGSIVFDGEDLTGVSDASMNTFRGSRIAYVPQEPMSNLDPAFTVGVQLTEPLRKVLGMSKEQAHERAMSLLDKVGIPDPKRVFRSYPHQLSGGMAQRVLIAGAVASHPTLLIADEPTTALDVTVQAEVLDLLRDLQAELGMAVLIVTHNFGVVADICDRVSVMRQGVIVETGPTQSVFDDPRHQYTQSLFEAIPTGAPRAPLPGAASTGTLGRETLS; encoded by the coding sequence ATGAGCTCCGCCACCGCGCCCGCCGCCGACTCCCGCGCCCCTCGCGCGGGGCTGTTCAAGCGCCTGATCACGCATCCGCTCGGAGGCGTCTCGATCGTCTTCTTGAGCATCATCGTCGTGATCGCGATCGTCGGGCCGTTCCTCGCGCCCTTCGACCCGTCGCAGACCGACCTGAAGATGATCTTCGCGCCGCCAGGCGGCGACTACCTGCTCGGAGGGGACAGCGCCGGGCGGGACATCCTCTCCCGCCTGCTCGTCGCCACCGGCTTCTCGCTCGCTGGCGGCCTGCTGGTGGCCGCGGTCGGCACCGTCATCGGCGTCTCGGCCGGTCTCGTGGCCGGCTACTACGGTGGCTGGATCGACACCCTCGGGTCGTGGTTCACCGCACTGACCATGTCGATCCCGTCGATCATCGTGCTGATCGCAGCGAGGTCCGTGATGGGTCCGTCGATGTGGTGGACCATGACGATCTTCGGCATCTTCATCTCGCCCGTGTACTACCGGGTGGTCTACAACTCGGTGCGCGCAGTCAGGAACGAGCTGTACGTCGACGCCGCTCGCACCTCTGGCCTGGGCGACGGCAGGATCATCGGACGTCACGTCCTGATGGCGGTGCGCGCGCCCGTCATCCTGCTGACCTCCGGCACGATCGCCGCCGGTATCGGCATGCAGGCGGGCTTCGACTTCCTAGGGCTCGGCGACCCGAACACCCCCACGTGGGGTCAGATGCTCAACGAGGGCTTCTACAACATCAACCGTGCGGGGCAGCTGGTCCTGTGGCCGGCGCTCGCTCTGGGCCTCACCATGATCTTCCTGACCCTGCTCGGCACCGCGCTGCGCGACGAGCTCGAAGGCACGTCCGACGTGCGGCGCGCTAAGGGTCAGATCGCCTGGGCCCTCGAGGCCTCCGCGCCGGAGATCGTGCGTCACGAGGACGCGGCCGAGGCGGACGCCGTCCTCACGGTCACCGACCTCGCCGTCGCCTACCCCGCAGGTGACGGCTGGGCCACGGTCGTGAAGGGCGCCAGCCTCGAGGTCCGTCGTGGCGAGACGCACGGCCTGATCGGCGAGTCCGGCTCCGGCAAGACCCAGACGGCCTTCGCCGTGCTCGGCCTGCTTCCCAAGGGCGGCAAGGTCATGGCCGGGTCGATCGTGTTCGATGGCGAGGACCTCACGGGCGTGTCGGACGCTTCCATGAACACCTTCCGCGGGAGCCGCATCGCGTACGTCCCGCAGGAGCCGATGTCCAACCTGGACCCCGCCTTCACGGTAGGCGTCCAGCTCACCGAACCGTTGCGCAAGGTGCTGGGGATGTCCAAGGAGCAGGCGCACGAGCGGGCGATGTCGCTGCTCGACAAGGTCGGGATCCCCGACCCGAAGCGGGTGTTCCGCTCCTACCCGCACCAGCTGTCGGGCGGCATGGCGCAGCGCGTCCTGATCGCGGGCGCGGTCGCGTCGCACCCCACGCTGCTCATCGCAGACGAGCCCACCACCGCCCTGGACGTCACCGTGCAGGCCGAGGTGCTCGATCTGCTCCGCGACCTGCAGGCGGAGCTCGGGATGGCCGTGCTCATCGTCACCCACAACTTCGGCGTGGTCGCCGACATCTGCGACCGGGTGTCGGTCATGCGGCAAGGCGTGATCGTCGAGACCGGTCCCACCCAGTCCGTGTTCGACGACCCGCGCCACCAGTACACGCAGTCGCTGTTCGAGGCGATCCCGACGGGAGCGCCGCGGGCCCCGCTGCCAGGGGCCGCCAGCACCGGCACCCTCGGAAGGGAGACGCTGTCATGA
- a CDS encoding ABC transporter permease, with protein sequence MLGFVGRRIVTGVGLIATLATLTFFLLQFGSTDTARRIAGQAATEDAVNVVKERLGLDQPVLVRFWDWVTAAVHGDFGKSWFSGQDVVEAVTTRMQVTVTLAVGSVVLTALIAVVLGALAATRRGWLDRAVQVLSVIGQAIPGFLVALVLVLIFAIRLDWFPATGYTKPSDDVGQWLLSIALPITALTIGSIGGVAQQVRGSMLDAFERDYVRTLRSRGLPHRTVVYKHVLRNAAGPALSILGLQFVILLGGAVIVEQLFSIPGIGPAALSATSQGDIPVVMGIVVLTGLIVILVNTLVDVAQAWVNPKVRLS encoded by the coding sequence GTGCTCGGATTCGTCGGAAGACGCATCGTCACAGGAGTCGGTCTCATCGCCACCCTGGCGACCTTGACCTTCTTCCTGCTGCAGTTCGGAAGCACCGACACCGCGCGGCGCATCGCCGGCCAGGCGGCGACCGAGGACGCCGTCAACGTCGTCAAGGAACGGCTCGGGCTGGACCAGCCGGTGCTCGTCCGCTTCTGGGACTGGGTCACCGCGGCCGTCCACGGCGACTTCGGCAAGTCCTGGTTCTCCGGCCAGGACGTGGTCGAGGCGGTGACGACCCGCATGCAGGTCACCGTCACCCTCGCCGTCGGCTCCGTGGTCCTCACCGCGCTCATCGCCGTCGTCCTCGGTGCGCTCGCCGCGACGCGTCGCGGCTGGCTCGACCGAGCGGTCCAGGTCCTGTCCGTCATCGGCCAGGCGATCCCCGGCTTCCTCGTCGCCTTGGTGCTCGTCCTCATCTTCGCGATCCGGCTCGACTGGTTCCCCGCGACCGGCTACACCAAGCCCAGCGACGACGTCGGGCAGTGGCTGCTATCCATCGCGCTGCCCATCACCGCGCTCACCATCGGCTCGATCGGCGGCGTCGCCCAGCAGGTGCGCGGCTCGATGCTCGACGCGTTCGAGCGCGACTACGTCCGCACCCTGCGCAGCAGGGGTCTCCCGCATCGCACGGTCGTGTACAAGCACGTGCTGCGCAACGCCGCCGGCCCCGCGCTCAGCATCCTCGGCCTCCAGTTCGTGATCCTGCTCGGCGGCGCCGTGATCGTCGAGCAGCTGTTCTCGATCCCCGGCATCGGGCCGGCCGCGCTGTCCGCCACCTCCCAGGGCGACATCCCCGTCGTGATGGGCATCGTCGTCCTCACAGGACTGATCGTCATCCTCGTCAACACCCTCGTCGACGTCGCTCAGGCGTGGGTCAACCCGAAGGTCCGACTGTCATGA
- a CDS encoding ABC transporter substrate-binding protein has product MLRTVKAGALIGAAALALAACSSGGTDGSTASSTASGGTGHAAKLTIGAVVDVSTWAAQDSSWGNAATYYMAVYDTLVRAAADGTIEPALATDWSYDDSMTVLTLNLRDDVTFTDGSALDSQVVVDNLTRFQTGASENSGNLASIADVTAVDSDTVQITLSAPDPSLLDYLSQNSGLIEAESAFTADDIQTVPVGSGPYILDSAASTIGSTYTFTANPDYWDPESKHYDTVVINYYADANALTNALRDGQVDIANLNSTSQIPDAESAGYTVNTQTLNWKGLILADRWGVVDPALADVRVRQAINYALDREGLLQGLESGYGEVTDQIFGTGTTAYDASLEDYYTYDVDKAKQLLTEAGYPDGITITMPLSGFVPEAEAQLIAGNLADAGITVNYEQAGESFISDLLGGKWGVFEFGLNQEAVSWSTYKLAVAPDSAWNIYHQTDDTLQALADRMRLGGEDGDAAAQEMNQYLVENAWFAPFYRYVNAVVTTDGTAVTLKNGQAAPNLWDIVPTA; this is encoded by the coding sequence ATGCTCCGCACAGTCAAGGCCGGCGCCCTCATCGGCGCCGCCGCACTCGCCCTCGCGGCCTGCTCGTCGGGTGGGACCGACGGCTCCACCGCCTCGTCCACCGCATCCGGAGGCACCGGACACGCGGCCAAGCTCACGATCGGCGCCGTCGTCGATGTCTCCACCTGGGCCGCCCAGGACTCGTCGTGGGGCAACGCCGCGACCTACTACATGGCCGTCTACGACACGCTGGTCCGCGCGGCCGCCGACGGCACGATCGAGCCGGCGCTGGCGACCGACTGGTCCTACGACGACTCGATGACGGTCCTGACGCTGAACCTTCGCGACGACGTCACGTTCACCGACGGGTCCGCGCTCGACTCGCAGGTCGTGGTCGACAACCTCACCCGCTTCCAGACCGGCGCCTCCGAGAACAGCGGCAACCTCGCCTCCATCGCCGACGTGACCGCGGTGGACTCCGACACCGTCCAGATCACGCTGTCCGCCCCCGATCCCTCCCTGCTGGACTACCTCAGCCAGAACTCGGGCCTCATCGAGGCCGAGTCGGCCTTCACCGCGGACGACATCCAGACCGTCCCCGTCGGCTCCGGCCCCTACATCCTCGACTCGGCGGCGTCCACCATCGGCTCCACCTACACGTTCACCGCGAACCCCGACTACTGGGATCCGGAGAGCAAGCACTACGACACCGTCGTCATCAACTACTACGCCGACGCGAATGCTCTCACCAACGCGCTCCGCGACGGCCAGGTGGACATCGCGAACCTCAACTCGACGTCGCAGATCCCTGACGCGGAGAGCGCCGGCTACACCGTCAACACTCAGACGCTCAACTGGAAGGGCCTCATCCTCGCGGACCGCTGGGGAGTCGTCGACCCGGCGCTCGCCGACGTGCGCGTCCGTCAGGCGATCAACTACGCGCTCGACCGCGAGGGCCTGCTGCAGGGCCTCGAGTCCGGTTACGGCGAGGTGACGGACCAGATCTTCGGCACCGGCACCACCGCGTACGACGCCTCGCTCGAGGACTACTACACGTACGACGTCGACAAGGCGAAGCAGCTGCTCACCGAGGCGGGCTACCCGGACGGCATCACCATCACCATGCCGCTCAGCGGGTTCGTCCCCGAGGCCGAGGCCCAGCTGATCGCGGGCAACCTGGCTGACGCAGGCATCACCGTCAATTACGAGCAGGCCGGCGAGTCGTTCATCAGCGACCTGCTGGGCGGCAAGTGGGGGGTCTTCGAGTTCGGTCTCAACCAGGAGGCCGTGTCGTGGAGCACCTACAAGCTCGCCGTCGCCCCCGACTCGGCCTGGAACATCTACCACCAGACCGACGACACTCTGCAGGCCCTCGCGGACCGCATGCGCCTCGGTGGCGAGGACGGCGACGCTGCCGCACAGGAGATGAACCAGTACCTCGTGGAGAACGCCTGGTTCGCGCCGTTCTACCGGTACGTCAACGCCGTGGTCACCACCGATGGCACCGCGGTCACGCTGAAGAACGGTCAGGCCGCGCCCAACCTGTGGGACATCGTCCCGACCGCCTGA